The Pseudomonas sp. R4-35-07 genome contains a region encoding:
- a CDS encoding APC family permease, which yields MSGQGKFKKQLSLMDLTFIGLGAIFGSGWLFAASHVSAIAGPAGIISWLIGGFAVLLLGIVYCELGAALPRAGGVVRYPVYSHGPLLGYLMGFITLIAFSSLVAIEVVASRQYAAAWFPELTKAGSSDPTTLGWLVQFALLCLFFLLNYRSVKTFAIANNLVSVFKFIVPLLVIGVLFTFFKPANFQVQGFAPFGLSGIEMAVSAGGVIFAYLGLTPIISVASEVKNPQRTIPIALILSVLLSTAIYVLLQTAFLGGVPTEMLANGWAGISKELALPYRDIALALGVGWLAYLVVADAVISPSGCGNIYMNATPRVVYGWAQTGTFFKIFTRIDEKSGIPRPALWLTFGLSVFWTLPFPSWEALINVVSAALILSYAVAPVTVAALRRNAPQLARPFRVKGMAVLGPLSFIIAALIVYWSGWSTVSWLLGLQILMFVVYLLCARWVPTAHLNLKQQVRSSAWLIGFYAVTILLSKLGSFGGIGLISHPFDTVVVAVCALGIYYWGAATGVPAHLVRLESEDDESEAVSDDRYSPPLSAATH from the coding sequence GGGTTGGGTGCCATCTTCGGTTCGGGTTGGTTATTCGCCGCCAGTCATGTGTCTGCAATCGCCGGTCCCGCCGGGATCATCTCCTGGCTCATCGGCGGCTTCGCCGTGCTGCTGCTGGGCATTGTGTACTGCGAACTCGGCGCCGCCCTGCCCCGTGCCGGTGGCGTGGTGCGTTACCCGGTGTATTCCCATGGCCCGCTGTTGGGTTACCTGATGGGGTTTATCACGCTGATCGCGTTCTCCAGCCTGGTGGCGATCGAGGTGGTCGCCTCGCGCCAATACGCTGCGGCGTGGTTTCCCGAGCTGACCAAGGCCGGCTCCAGCGACCCCACCACCCTCGGCTGGCTGGTGCAGTTCGCCTTACTGTGCCTGTTCTTCCTCCTCAACTACCGCAGCGTGAAGACCTTCGCCATCGCCAATAACCTGGTGAGCGTGTTCAAGTTCATCGTGCCGCTGCTGGTGATCGGCGTGTTGTTCACCTTTTTCAAGCCGGCGAATTTTCAGGTGCAGGGCTTTGCGCCGTTCGGGCTGTCAGGCATCGAGATGGCGGTGTCGGCCGGCGGGGTGATTTTCGCCTACCTGGGGCTGACGCCGATCATTTCGGTGGCCAGTGAAGTGAAGAACCCGCAACGTACGATTCCGATTGCATTGATTCTTTCGGTACTGCTGTCGACGGCAATCTACGTGCTGCTGCAAACCGCGTTCCTGGGTGGCGTGCCCACCGAGATGCTTGCCAACGGCTGGGCCGGGATCAGCAAGGAATTGGCGCTGCCCTACCGCGATATCGCCCTGGCACTCGGCGTGGGCTGGCTGGCCTACCTGGTGGTGGCCGATGCGGTGATCTCCCCCAGCGGCTGCGGCAATATCTACATGAACGCCACCCCGCGCGTGGTGTATGGCTGGGCGCAGACCGGCACATTTTTCAAGATTTTCACCCGCATCGATGAAAAATCCGGCATCCCGCGCCCGGCCCTGTGGCTGACCTTCGGCCTGTCGGTGTTCTGGACCCTGCCGTTCCCGTCCTGGGAAGCGCTGATCAACGTGGTCTCCGCTGCGCTGATCCTGAGTTACGCCGTAGCCCCGGTCACCGTTGCCGCGCTGCGCCGCAATGCACCGCAGTTGGCGCGCCCGTTCCGGGTCAAGGGCATGGCGGTGCTGGGACCACTGTCGTTCATCATCGCCGCGCTGATTGTGTACTGGTCGGGCTGGAGCACGGTGTCGTGGCTGCTCGGCCTGCAGATCCTGATGTTCGTGGTGTACCTGCTCTGCGCACGCTGGGTGCCCACCGCGCACCTGAACCTCAAGCAACAGGTGCGCTCGTCGGCCTGGCTGATCGGTTTCTATGCGGTGACTATCCTGCTCTCCAAGCTCGGCAGTTTCGGCGGCATCGGCCTTATCAGCCATCCGTTCGACACCGTCGTCGTGGCGGTCTGCGCCCTGGGCATTTACTACTGGGGCGCTGCCACCGGCGTACCGGCCCACCTGGTGCGCCTGGAAAGCGAAGACGATGAAAGCGAAGCCGTCAGTGACGATCGCTACAGCCCACCCCTCTCTGCAGCCACTCACTGA
- a CDS encoding 4-hydroxyproline epimerase, translated as MKRLHVIDSHTGGEPTRLIMNGFPALAGATVADQLDDLRSHHDQWRRACLLEPRGNDVLVGALYCAPVTPGATCGVIFFNNAGYLGMCGHGTIGLIASLHYLGLIEPGVHTLDTPVGPVAATLHDDGTVTLRNVPAYRYRRHVAVDVPGHGAVMGDIAWGGNWFFLVSDHGQALQMSNVDALTDYTWAMLKALEAQGIHGADGALIDHIELFADDAHADSRNFVMCPGKAYDRSPCGTGTSAKLACLAADGTLGPGEPWVQASITGSQFQARYEWDGERIRPFITGRAHMTADSTLLIDEQDPFAWGI; from the coding sequence ATGAAACGCCTGCACGTCATCGACTCTCACACCGGCGGCGAACCTACGCGCCTGATCATGAACGGCTTCCCGGCGCTGGCGGGGGCCACTGTCGCCGATCAGCTCGACGACCTGCGCAGCCACCACGACCAATGGCGCCGCGCCTGTCTGCTGGAACCGCGCGGCAACGATGTGTTGGTGGGCGCACTGTATTGCGCGCCGGTCACCCCAGGCGCCACCTGCGGCGTGATCTTTTTCAACAACGCCGGCTACCTCGGCATGTGCGGCCACGGCACCATCGGCCTGATTGCCTCGTTGCACTACCTGGGGCTGATCGAGCCCGGCGTGCACACCCTCGACACCCCGGTTGGCCCGGTGGCGGCTACGCTGCACGACGACGGCACAGTGACCCTGCGCAACGTGCCCGCCTATCGCTATCGCCGGCACGTCGCGGTGGACGTGCCCGGCCATGGCGCGGTGATGGGTGACATTGCCTGGGGCGGCAACTGGTTCTTCCTGGTGTCCGACCACGGCCAGGCGTTGCAGATGAGCAACGTCGACGCCCTCACCGACTACACCTGGGCCATGCTCAAGGCCCTTGAGGCCCAAGGTATCCATGGCGCAGACGGCGCGCTGATCGACCACATCGAACTGTTCGCCGATGACGCCCATGCCGACAGCCGCAACTTTGTGATGTGCCCCGGCAAGGCCTACGACCGGTCCCCTTGCGGCACCGGCACCAGCGCCAAGCTCGCCTGCCTGGCCGCCGACGGCACACTCGGCCCCGGCGAGCCGTGGGTTCAGGCCAGCATCACCGGCAGCCAGTTCCAGGCCCGCTATGAATGGGACGGCGAACGCATACGCCCGTTCATCACCGGCCGCGCCCACATGACCGCCGACAGCACCTTGCTGATCGACGAGCAAGACCCTTTTGCCTGGGGCATCTGA
- a CDS encoding dihydrodipicolinate synthase family protein yields the protein MSDNIFTGCMPALMTPCTPARTPDFDALVAKGRELVDIGMSAVVYCGSMGDWPLLTEAERQEGVARLVAAGVPTIVGTGAVNSREAVAHAAHAAKVGAHGLMVIPRVLSRGASATAQKAHFAAILNAAPNLPAVIYNSPYYGFATRAELFFELRREHPNLIGFKEFGGAADLRYAAENITSQDDDVTLMVGVDTQVVHGFVNCNATGAITGIGNALPREVLQLVALSKKAAKGDAKARRQARELEAALAVLSSFDEGCDLVLYYKHLMVLNGDQGYALHFNATDVLSDAQRRYAEQQYALFRQWYANWSAEQNVD from the coding sequence ATGAGCGACAACATCTTCACCGGCTGCATGCCCGCCCTGATGACGCCCTGCACCCCGGCGCGCACACCCGACTTCGATGCCCTGGTGGCCAAGGGTCGCGAGCTGGTCGATATCGGCATGAGCGCCGTGGTGTATTGCGGCTCCATGGGCGACTGGCCGCTGCTCACCGAAGCTGAGCGCCAGGAAGGCGTGGCGCGCCTGGTGGCCGCCGGCGTACCGACGATTGTGGGCACCGGCGCGGTCAACAGCCGCGAGGCCGTGGCCCACGCCGCGCATGCCGCCAAGGTCGGCGCGCATGGCTTGATGGTGATTCCGCGCGTGCTGTCCCGTGGCGCTTCCGCCACCGCGCAAAAGGCCCACTTCGCGGCGATCCTCAACGCAGCGCCGAACCTGCCGGCGGTGATCTACAACAGCCCGTATTACGGTTTCGCCACCCGCGCCGAGCTGTTCTTCGAACTGCGCCGCGAGCACCCGAACCTGATCGGCTTCAAGGAATTCGGCGGCGCTGCCGACCTGCGCTACGCAGCGGAAAACATCACCTCCCAAGACGATGACGTGACCCTGATGGTGGGCGTCGATACCCAGGTGGTGCACGGCTTCGTCAATTGCAACGCCACCGGCGCGATCACCGGCATCGGCAACGCATTGCCACGGGAAGTGCTGCAACTGGTGGCACTGAGCAAAAAGGCCGCCAAGGGCGATGCCAAGGCCCGTCGCCAGGCGCGGGAGCTGGAAGCGGCGCTGGCAGTGCTGTCGTCATTCGATGAAGGCTGCGACCTGGTGCTGTATTACAAGCACTTGATGGTCCTCAACGGTGACCAGGGCTATGCCCTGCACTTCAACGCAACCGACGTGCTCAGCGACGCGCAGCGCCGCTATGCCGAGCAGCAGTACGCGCTGTTCCGCCAGTGGTACGCCAACTGGTCGGCTGAGCAGAACGTCGATTGA
- a CDS encoding aldehyde dehydrogenase (NADP(+)) encodes MTLTGNMLIGQQSLCGTREAIRAVNPATDTPLEPAYAGGDSQHVEQACALAWSAADAYRETSLAARATFLETIADNIETLGDALIDRAIAETGLPRARIQGERGRTCGQLRTFARTVRLGEWLDVRVDPAQPERQPLPRADLRQRHIPLGPVAVFGASNFPLAFSVAGGDTASALAAGCPVIVKAHPAHPGTSELVGRAIAQAVQHCGLPHGVFSLLYDAGHEVGTALVTDPRIKAVGFTGSRSGGIALCRAAQARPEPIPVYAEMSSINPVYLFPAALQARGAALAEAFVASLTQGAGQFCTNPGLVIAVQGAALERFIHSASDALQRCPAQTMLTPGIFQAYERGVASLTQHARTAAQGLAASGPNQGQAQLFVTQAEAFLSNPHLQAEVFGAASLVVECRDAEQVRQVSERLEGQLTATLHLDEPDLAQAQALLPVLERKAGRLLVNGWPTGVEVCDAMVHGGPFPATSDARSTSVGTAAILRFLRPVCYQDFPDALLPAALQQGNPLQLRRLLDGQREA; translated from the coding sequence ATGACTCTGACGGGCAATATGCTGATCGGTCAGCAATCCCTTTGCGGCACGCGCGAAGCGATCCGGGCCGTTAACCCCGCCACCGACACGCCCCTGGAGCCCGCCTATGCCGGCGGCGACAGTCAGCATGTCGAGCAGGCTTGCGCGCTGGCGTGGTCCGCTGCTGACGCTTACCGCGAAACCTCCCTGGCCGCCCGTGCCACGTTTCTCGAGACCATCGCCGACAACATCGAAACCCTTGGCGATGCGCTGATCGACCGCGCCATTGCTGAAACCGGCCTGCCCCGTGCCCGAATCCAGGGCGAACGCGGCCGCACCTGCGGGCAGTTGCGCACCTTTGCCCGCACTGTGCGCCTGGGCGAATGGCTGGACGTGCGGGTGGACCCCGCGCAACCCGAGCGCCAGCCCTTGCCCCGTGCAGACCTGCGCCAACGCCACATTCCCCTGGGCCCGGTGGCGGTGTTTGGCGCCAGCAACTTTCCCCTGGCTTTCTCGGTGGCCGGCGGCGATACCGCGTCGGCACTCGCCGCCGGTTGCCCGGTGATCGTCAAGGCCCACCCGGCCCACCCTGGCACCAGTGAGCTGGTGGGCCGCGCCATCGCCCAGGCGGTGCAACACTGCGGCTTGCCACACGGGGTGTTTTCACTGCTCTACGACGCCGGGCATGAGGTGGGTACCGCGCTGGTGACCGACCCGCGTATCAAGGCGGTGGGCTTTACCGGTTCGCGCAGCGGCGGCATCGCGTTGTGCCGGGCGGCCCAGGCACGCCCCGAGCCGATCCCGGTGTATGCGGAAATGAGTTCGATCAACCCGGTGTACCTGTTTCCAGCTGCGCTGCAAGCCCGGGGCGCGGCGCTGGCCGAAGCGTTTGTCGCCTCACTGACCCAGGGCGCCGGCCAGTTCTGCACCAACCCAGGCTTGGTGATCGCCGTGCAGGGCGCCGCCCTGGAGCGCTTCATCCACAGCGCCAGCGACGCGCTCCAGCGCTGCCCGGCGCAGACCATGCTCACCCCCGGAATCTTCCAGGCCTACGAACGCGGCGTAGCCAGTCTGACCCAGCATGCGCGAACCGCCGCACAGGGCTTAGCGGCGAGCGGACCGAACCAGGGCCAGGCCCAGCTGTTCGTGACCCAGGCCGAGGCATTCCTGAGCAATCCACACTTGCAAGCCGAAGTCTTCGGCGCCGCCTCGCTGGTGGTGGAATGCCGCGATGCCGAGCAGGTGCGCCAAGTGTCTGAACGCCTGGAAGGCCAACTCACCGCCACCCTGCATCTGGATGAACCTGACCTGGCACAGGCACAGGCGTTGTTGCCGGTGCTGGAGCGCAAGGCCGGTCGCCTGCTGGTCAACGGCTGGCCGACAGGCGTGGAAGTGTGCGACGCCATGGTGCATGGCGGGCCGTTTCCGGCCACCTCGGATGCGCGCAGCACCTCGGTGGGTACGGCGGCGATCCTGCGGTTCCTGCGCCCGGTGTGCTACCAGGACTTTCCGGACGCTTTGCTGCCCGCCGCACTGCAGCAGGGCAACCCGTTGCAGTTGCGCCGCTTGCTCGACGGCCAGAGAGAGGCGTAG
- a CDS encoding FAD-binding oxidoreductase → MATPNSADIVVVGAGIIGLACAVQLARQGRQVRMIDAQAPGLGASYGNAGHLATEQVFPIADLSILKRLPAMLLDPTGPLRLDWTYLPRALPWFIRLLLNLRPAPYQRSVAGIRALNEASLGAWQRLLQSIGQPQLLREDGSLLVYERAESRAALDALQQRMMAQGVPVAFWSAEAVHAAAPQLSEAIRGGLFFPATGHFLDPYTVVGALVDAAKALGVDFLQQRVLDARVDGSGVSLFTDQGAVTARQVLIACGAHSAALTAALTGKRVPLDTERGYHLMLPHEHARLPFAVTSLERKFIMTPLPGGLRLAGTVEFAGLQRPANMQRAWQLHRLANGLFRQPLNADEATPWMGFRPSLPDSLPIIDRVCDGKVLLAFGHQHLGLTQAAVTAERISELASGEAVPGLQAYRLDRF, encoded by the coding sequence ATGGCCACGCCCAACTCAGCGGATATCGTCGTGGTCGGCGCCGGCATCATCGGCCTCGCCTGTGCCGTGCAACTGGCACGACAAGGGCGCCAGGTGCGGATGATCGACGCGCAGGCGCCCGGGCTGGGCGCCTCCTATGGCAATGCCGGACACCTGGCGACCGAGCAGGTGTTTCCCATCGCCGACCTGTCAATCCTCAAACGGTTGCCGGCCATGCTGCTGGACCCCACGGGCCCGCTACGTCTGGACTGGACCTACCTGCCCCGCGCCCTGCCCTGGTTTATCCGCTTGCTGCTGAACCTGCGACCGGCCCCCTACCAGCGCAGCGTGGCCGGCATTCGTGCATTGAATGAAGCCAGCCTCGGCGCGTGGCAGCGCTTGTTGCAGTCCATCGGGCAACCTCAGTTATTACGCGAAGACGGTTCGCTGCTGGTGTATGAGCGCGCCGAATCTCGCGCAGCACTGGATGCCTTGCAGCAACGCATGATGGCGCAAGGCGTGCCGGTGGCGTTCTGGTCGGCTGAAGCGGTGCACGCGGCGGCGCCGCAGTTGAGCGAGGCCATACGGGGCGGCTTGTTTTTCCCCGCTACGGGGCATTTTCTCGACCCGTACACGGTGGTTGGCGCCCTGGTGGATGCGGCCAAAGCCCTGGGCGTGGACTTCCTGCAGCAGCGCGTCCTCGACGCCCGCGTGGACGGCAGCGGCGTGTCACTGTTCACCGACCAAGGCGCAGTCACGGCGCGCCAGGTCCTGATCGCCTGCGGCGCCCACTCGGCGGCGCTGACCGCCGCACTCACCGGCAAACGCGTGCCGCTGGACACCGAGCGCGGCTATCACCTGATGCTGCCCCACGAACACGCGCGCCTGCCCTTCGCCGTCACCTCGCTGGAGCGCAAATTCATCATGACCCCCCTGCCCGGCGGCCTGCGCCTGGCCGGCACCGTCGAATTCGCCGGCCTGCAACGCCCGGCGAACATGCAGCGGGCGTGGCAGTTGCATCGCTTGGCCAACGGGCTGTTCCGCCAGCCGTTGAATGCTGACGAAGCCACGCCATGGATGGGTTTCCGGCCGTCGCTGCCCGACTCATTGCCGATCATTGATCGGGTGTGCGATGGCAAGGTGTTGCTGGCGTTCGGTCATCAGCATTTGGGGTTGACCCAGGCGGCTGTGACGGCGGAAAGAATCAGTGAGCTGGCAAGCGGTGAGGCGGTGCCTGGGTTGCAAGCGTATCGACTGGACCGGTTCTGA
- a CDS encoding ADP-ribosylglycohydrolase family protein, with product MDITLLDRYRGSLLGLACGDAVGTTVEFMPRGTFSPVTDMVGGGPFNLQPGQWTDDTSMALCLAESLLRKGGFDAADQMGRYLNWWKWGYLSATGECFDIGMTVREALALFETDGEAFAGSTNPHSAGNGSMMRLAPVVLFYFPDRANIRRFSALSSRTTHAAQEAIDCCLLLAEAIGNALSGVSKNEVLRLAATGLTAPKVMGIARGDYRDKAKADIVGSGYAVASLEAAFWCFDHTASFAEAVLAAANLGDDADTTAAIVGQLAGAYYGVQAIPSGWLEKLYLRDDIQEIADGLFAAFPH from the coding sequence ATGGACATCACGCTTTTGGATCGTTATCGCGGCAGCTTGCTTGGATTGGCCTGTGGCGACGCAGTGGGCACCACGGTTGAGTTCATGCCTCGCGGTACCTTTTCGCCCGTCACCGATATGGTGGGCGGCGGACCTTTCAACCTCCAGCCCGGCCAGTGGACTGACGACACCTCCATGGCGCTTTGCCTGGCGGAAAGCTTGCTGCGCAAGGGCGGTTTTGACGCGGCGGATCAGATGGGGCGTTATCTGAATTGGTGGAAGTGGGGCTACTTGAGCGCGACTGGTGAATGCTTCGACATCGGCATGACCGTTCGCGAAGCGCTGGCGTTATTTGAGACCGATGGCGAGGCGTTCGCAGGGTCTACGAACCCGCATTCGGCCGGCAATGGTTCGATGATGCGGCTCGCCCCCGTGGTGCTGTTTTACTTTCCGGACCGTGCGAACATCCGCCGATTCAGCGCGCTCAGTTCGCGTACCACTCACGCTGCCCAGGAGGCGATAGACTGCTGTCTGTTGCTCGCTGAGGCCATCGGCAATGCCTTGAGCGGTGTGTCGAAGAACGAGGTGTTGCGTCTCGCAGCCACCGGATTGACTGCGCCCAAGGTCATGGGAATCGCCCGGGGTGATTATCGCGATAAGGCAAAGGCAGACATCGTAGGGTCCGGTTACGCAGTCGCCTCGCTAGAAGCGGCTTTCTGGTGTTTCGACCACACCGCGAGTTTCGCCGAAGCGGTGCTCGCAGCTGCAAACCTGGGTGACGACGCCGATACTACCGCCGCCATCGTGGGGCAGCTGGCCGGTGCGTATTATGGCGTCCAGGCTATCCCGAGCGGCTGGCTGGAAAAGCTCTACCTGCGCGACGATATTCAAGAGATCGCCGATGGCTTGTTTGCTGCCTTTCCACATTGA
- a CDS encoding GlxA family transcriptional regulator, producing the protein MKGKNLRYLNDNPRQPAAVTRIGFLLLEHFSLPAFTQTLDTLVTANLLRPELFATRTFGWDEREVISDLGLVIRPDARLELAVLAELDLLVICGGFRTELKASEDFIHILRAAAEHGIGLAGLWNGSWFLGRAGLLQGYRCAIHPEHRPALAEVSKAAQVTSEPYVIDRDRLTASSPSGAFHMALDWIKSLHGKALVEGIEDILAFEESRYRRIKPTENVCVSAPLREVVKLMDANLEEPLELDQLAVYAGRSRRQLERLFKEQLGTTPQRYYMELRVTEARRLLQHTELSQVDVLVACGFVSPSHFSKCYSAYFGYRPSKEKRLVK; encoded by the coding sequence ATGAAGGGCAAGAACCTGCGCTACCTCAATGACAACCCCCGGCAGCCGGCTGCGGTCACCCGCATCGGCTTTTTGTTGCTCGAACACTTCTCCTTGCCTGCCTTCACCCAAACCCTCGACACCCTAGTCACCGCCAACCTGCTGCGCCCCGAGCTGTTCGCGACGCGCACGTTCGGTTGGGACGAGCGTGAGGTCATCAGCGACCTTGGGCTGGTCATCCGCCCCGATGCGCGCCTGGAACTGGCCGTGCTGGCGGAGTTGGACCTGCTGGTGATCTGTGGTGGATTTCGCACCGAACTCAAGGCCAGTGAAGACTTCATTCACATCCTGCGCGCCGCCGCCGAACACGGCATCGGGCTTGCCGGTTTGTGGAACGGCTCGTGGTTCCTCGGCCGCGCCGGGTTGTTGCAGGGCTACCGCTGCGCCATCCACCCGGAGCATCGCCCTGCGCTGGCGGAGGTGTCCAAGGCCGCGCAGGTGACCAGCGAGCCCTATGTGATCGACCGCGACCGCCTGACCGCTTCCAGCCCGTCGGGCGCCTTCCATATGGCCCTGGACTGGATCAAGAGCCTGCACGGCAAGGCGCTGGTCGAAGGCATCGAAGACATCCTCGCCTTCGAGGAGTCGCGCTACCGGCGTATCAAACCGACCGAAAACGTCTGCGTCAGCGCACCGCTGCGCGAAGTGGTCAAGTTGATGGACGCCAACCTCGAAGAACCCCTGGAACTCGACCAGCTCGCCGTATACGCCGGCCGCTCGCGCCGCCAGCTGGAGCGCCTGTTCAAGGAGCAACTGGGCACCACGCCGCAACGCTATTACATGGAATTGCGCGTCACCGAAGCGCGGCGCCTGTTGCAGCACACCGAGCTGTCGCAAGTCGACGTACTCGTGGCGTGCGGGTTCGTGTCGCCGAGTCATTTCAGCAAGTGTTACAGCGCGTATTTCGGATATCGCCCCTCCAAGGAGAAGCGGCTGGTCAAGTAG
- a CDS encoding LysE family translocator — translation MFMSTSLLSAFVLFAFVSSITPGPNNTMLLASGVNFGFRRSMPHALGISIGFMVLVICVGLGLGEVFKLFPWAYTLLRYVGAAYLLYLAWKIANAGGMADSTDEQGKPMTFLGAAAFQWVNPKAWIMALGAITTYTPAEGYVTNVLVIALVFAVVNLPSVCVWVGCGSGLRSVLREPRWLKVFNWTMAGLLVLSLYPMLVAG, via the coding sequence ATGTTCATGTCCACCAGCCTTCTGTCAGCCTTTGTGCTGTTCGCCTTCGTCTCCTCGATCACGCCGGGCCCCAATAACACTATGTTGCTGGCCTCTGGCGTGAATTTCGGCTTTCGGCGTTCGATGCCTCATGCACTGGGTATCAGTATTGGCTTCATGGTGCTGGTGATTTGCGTGGGGTTGGGCCTGGGCGAAGTGTTCAAGCTGTTCCCCTGGGCGTACACGCTGTTGCGCTATGTCGGTGCTGCTTATCTGCTGTACCTGGCCTGGAAGATCGCCAACGCTGGCGGCATGGCGGACAGCACCGACGAACAGGGCAAACCGATGACTTTTCTCGGCGCGGCGGCTTTCCAGTGGGTCAACCCGAAGGCGTGGATCATGGCGCTGGGCGCGATCACCACCTACACGCCGGCCGAGGGGTATGTGACCAATGTGCTGGTGATCGCGCTGGTGTTTGCCGTGGTCAACTTGCCCAGTGTGTGCGTGTGGGTCGGCTGCGGCAGCGGCTTGCGCAGCGTATTGCGCGAACCGCGCTGGTTGAAGGTGTTCAACTGGACGATGGCGGGTCTGTTGGTGCTGTCGTTGTATCCGATGCTCGTTGCCGGGTGA
- the mug gene encoding G/U mismatch-specific DNA glycosylase, translated as MNEGLEDILAEQLAVVFCGINPGMTAAAQGHHFAGRGNRFWRTLHLAGFTPGQVPAQSDRTLLQYQCGLTAVVERPTARADQLSRQEFIAAAAAFEQKIARYAPRYVAFLGKAAYAALSGQRHVEWGLQSRTFGNAAVWVLPNPSGRNLAFSLEQLVVAYRQLRQVACN; from the coding sequence GTGAATGAAGGCCTGGAAGACATATTGGCCGAGCAGTTGGCGGTGGTGTTTTGCGGAATCAACCCCGGCATGACCGCTGCCGCCCAAGGGCATCACTTTGCGGGCCGAGGCAATCGCTTCTGGCGCACGCTGCATCTGGCCGGGTTTACCCCTGGGCAAGTGCCTGCGCAAAGTGATCGCACGCTGCTTCAGTACCAGTGCGGGCTGACCGCCGTGGTCGAACGGCCGACGGCGCGGGCCGATCAATTGTCCAGGCAGGAGTTCATCGCAGCGGCAGCGGCTTTCGAACAGAAGATCGCTCGTTATGCACCGCGCTATGTGGCGTTTCTCGGCAAGGCGGCGTATGCGGCGTTATCCGGGCAGCGCCACGTGGAGTGGGGGCTGCAGAGCAGGACGTTCGGCAATGCCGCCGTGTGGGTCTTGCCCAATCCCAGTGGGCGAAACTTGGCGTTCAGCCTGGAGCAGCTGGTGGTTGCCTACCGGCAGCTCAGGCAGGTCGCATGCAACTAA
- a CDS encoding SMP-30/gluconolactonase/LRE family protein, whose product MDSSLSAKPQSLDPAKGNTRRSFLKKSLAVSATLATVGGTSLSRFSEAAEPLSQRYPDPLVHILDDSFLELRVFNASVEKLATGMRWAEGPVWVGDGRYLLVSDIPNNRIMRWDEISDTFTVYREHSNFSNGMCRDRQGRLIVCEGSTTTSEGRRITRTEYNGTITVLADSFDGKRFNSPNDIVCKSDGSIWFTDPPFQTGNNYEGHKITPTQPHAVYRIDGESQAVTRVIDDLNGPNGLCFSPDEKTLYVVEGRAKPNRLIWAIAVKDDGTLGERRKHIEGLDYAAIDGIKCDEAGNLWCGWGGNGDPKADLEKLDGVRVFNPQGKAIGHISLPERCPNVCFGGREGNRLFMASSHSIYSLFVNTRGATFTL is encoded by the coding sequence ATGGACTCATCCCTGTCCGCCAAGCCTCAAAGCCTCGACCCCGCGAAGGGCAATACCCGCCGCAGCTTCCTGAAAAAATCCCTCGCTGTTTCCGCTACGCTCGCCACCGTCGGCGGCACCTCACTGAGCCGATTCTCCGAGGCAGCCGAACCCTTGAGCCAGCGTTACCCTGATCCCCTGGTCCACATCCTCGACGACAGTTTTCTCGAGCTACGCGTATTCAACGCCAGCGTTGAAAAGCTCGCCACCGGTATGCGCTGGGCCGAAGGGCCGGTGTGGGTCGGTGATGGCCGCTATTTGTTGGTCAGCGACATTCCGAATAATCGCATCATGCGCTGGGACGAAATCAGCGACACCTTCACTGTGTACCGCGAACATTCGAATTTCTCCAATGGCATGTGCCGGGATCGCCAGGGGCGTCTGATCGTCTGCGAAGGCTCGACCACCACCAGCGAAGGCCGCCGCATCACGCGCACCGAATACAATGGCACGATCACCGTGCTGGCCGACAGCTTCGACGGCAAGCGCTTCAATTCGCCCAACGACATCGTCTGCAAGAGTGATGGATCGATCTGGTTCACTGACCCGCCATTCCAGACCGGCAACAACTACGAAGGGCACAAAATCACCCCGACCCAGCCCCACGCTGTGTACCGCATCGATGGCGAGAGCCAAGCAGTCACGCGGGTAATCGATGACCTCAACGGCCCCAACGGCCTGTGCTTTTCTCCCGATGAAAAAACCCTGTACGTCGTCGAAGGTCGCGCCAAGCCCAATCGCCTGATCTGGGCGATTGCCGTGAAGGACGACGGCACGCTGGGCGAACGCCGCAAGCACATCGAGGGGTTGGACTATGCCGCGATCGACGGCATCAAATGCGACGAAGCCGGCAACCTGTGGTGTGGGTGGGGCGGCAATGGGGATCCTAAGGCCGACCTGGAAAAGCTCGATGGCGTGCGCGTGTTCAATCCGCAGGGCAAGGCCATCGGGCACATTTCGCTGCCAGAGCGCTGCCCGAATGTGTGCTTTGGGGGACGTGAAGGGAATCGGCTGTTCATGGCCAGTAGTCACTCGATCTATTCGCTGTTTGTGAATACGCGTGGGGCTACGTTTACGCTGTAA